One part of the Phycisphaeraceae bacterium genome encodes these proteins:
- a CDS encoding phosphomannomutase/phosphoglucomutase, whose protein sequence is MLGKVFKAYDVRGTYPDPLNEQMAWQIGYGCSKFLLQDAIAAGDSSPMMRNILVGRDMRKSSPSLTKSLIQGINDHGGHVIDVGMVDTSFIYFAINHLDCAGGVMTTASHNPPQYNGFKVSKRKAKPVGETTGLGDIRKYAATVDKLTLVPAGGRSEARDLWEPYSRHVRSFLNLGSRKKMRIVVDASNGMAGTMVPRLFGPKAVGGAPAGLEIIELNFDNSKGEFAHEPNPLVAANLKQLQDAVLAEKADLGVCFDGDADRCVIVDEKGRIVGCDHLTALLAQYFLKDNPGSAIAYDLRSTKAVPEEIAKAGGKPIRGRVGHVFMKSALAESQGVFGGELSGHFYFRDNFNADSGAIAMATVLTLLAHSSKKMSELIKPIARYVQSGEINFNIEDKNAALAELKKEYAGVGQIDELDGVTIDCFDKHGWWCNVRKSNTEPLLRLNLEARDKATLEKMLAKLSPMLGVRVDH, encoded by the coding sequence ATGCTGGGAAAGGTCTTCAAGGCATACGACGTTCGCGGAACCTACCCCGATCCGCTCAACGAGCAGATGGCGTGGCAGATCGGCTACGGCTGCTCCAAGTTCCTGCTCCAGGACGCGATCGCGGCGGGCGACTCCAGCCCCATGATGCGCAACATCCTCGTCGGCCGCGACATGCGAAAGAGCTCTCCGAGCCTGACCAAGTCGCTGATCCAGGGCATCAACGACCACGGCGGGCACGTCATCGATGTTGGGATGGTCGACACCTCCTTTATCTACTTCGCCATCAATCACCTTGACTGCGCGGGCGGAGTCATGACCACCGCCAGCCACAACCCGCCCCAGTACAACGGCTTCAAGGTCTCCAAGCGCAAGGCCAAGCCCGTGGGCGAGACGACGGGGCTCGGTGATATCCGCAAGTACGCGGCGACGGTCGACAAACTCACCCTCGTCCCCGCAGGCGGTCGCTCCGAGGCCCGCGACCTGTGGGAACCCTACAGCCGGCACGTCCGCTCGTTCCTGAACCTGGGCTCCCGCAAGAAGATGCGGATCGTGGTCGATGCGAGCAACGGCATGGCCGGGACCATGGTGCCCCGGCTGTTCGGTCCCAAGGCCGTCGGCGGTGCGCCGGCCGGTCTCGAGATCATCGAACTGAACTTCGACAACTCCAAGGGCGAGTTCGCGCACGAGCCAAACCCGCTCGTCGCCGCGAACCTCAAGCAGCTTCAGGATGCGGTCCTTGCAGAGAAGGCGGACCTGGGCGTCTGCTTCGACGGCGATGCCGATCGGTGCGTGATCGTTGATGAGAAGGGCCGCATCGTCGGTTGCGACCACCTCACCGCCCTGCTGGCCCAGTACTTCCTCAAGGACAACCCCGGCTCCGCGATCGCCTACGACCTGCGATCGACCAAGGCCGTCCCGGAGGAGATCGCGAAGGCCGGCGGGAAGCCGATCCGCGGGCGGGTCGGGCACGTCTTCATGAAGAGCGCCCTCGCCGAGAGCCAGGGTGTCTTCGGCGGCGAACTCTCCGGCCACTTCTACTTCCGCGACAACTTCAATGCAGATTCCGGCGCCATCGCCATGGCCACCGTGCTGACCCTCCTCGCCCACTCCAGCAAGAAGATGAGCGAGCTGATCAAGCCCATCGCCCGCTACGTGCAGTCCGGCGAGATCAACTTCAACATCGAGGACAAGAACGCCGCGCTGGCCGAACTCAAGAAGGAGTACGCCGGCGTCGGGCAGATCGATGAACTCGACGGCGTCACGATCGATTGCTTCGACAAGCACGGCTGGTGGTGCAACGTCCGCAAGAGCAACACCGAGCCGCTGCTCCGCCTGAACCTCGAGGCCCGTGACAAGGCCACGCTTGAGAAGATGCTCGCCAAGCTCTCCCCGATGCTGGGCGTCAGGGTGGACCACTGA
- a CDS encoding trypsin-like serine protease, protein MRALAKSCIAFVLVLGLPTGAGAVVVSPPSTDSGTGTKLGESFYVGSWNGASAVAVGDRWVLTARHVGGSVGDSLVMNGTKYSADRVVFNRSEDLMLIRLTEQLPGWHTLVDRGVSVGDRVLLAGAGYRSSDQLQDGVTWSQTTGPAIGANRIDQVGDRLSVTFDPPGAELAEPDEAIFALGDSGSGLFVNAGGSWRLAGLAVTISSTFGVSRYGDYASAVNLDGWQWWVESLVAPGVPVASSVPPPPQGAWFPPRVPAPAAGFALFGLALLSRRRSAA, encoded by the coding sequence ATGAGGGCTCTGGCGAAATCCTGCATCGCGTTCGTGCTCGTCCTGGGGCTCCCAACCGGAGCCGGTGCGGTGGTCGTTTCACCGCCATCCACCGACAGCGGGACCGGAACCAAGCTCGGCGAGTCGTTCTACGTCGGATCGTGGAACGGCGCCTCCGCGGTCGCGGTCGGCGATCGCTGGGTCCTCACCGCCCGCCACGTCGGCGGATCCGTCGGCGACTCGCTGGTCATGAACGGTACCAAATACTCCGCCGACCGGGTCGTCTTCAATCGGTCCGAGGACCTGATGCTCATCCGGCTCACGGAACAACTTCCAGGCTGGCACACGCTGGTTGATCGCGGCGTCAGCGTTGGCGATCGTGTTCTCCTCGCCGGCGCCGGATACCGATCCTCGGACCAACTGCAGGACGGCGTCACCTGGAGCCAGACCACCGGCCCCGCCATCGGAGCCAACCGGATCGATCAGGTCGGCGACCGACTCTCCGTTACATTTGACCCGCCCGGCGCCGAACTGGCTGAACCGGATGAGGCGATCTTCGCGCTCGGAGATTCCGGCAGCGGTCTGTTCGTCAATGCCGGCGGCTCATGGCGCCTCGCCGGCCTCGCCGTCACGATCAGCAGCACGTTCGGCGTTTCTCGCTATGGGGACTATGCGAGCGCCGTGAACCTCGACGGCTGGCAGTGGTGGGTTGAATCGCTTGTGGCGCCGGGCGTTCCGGTCGCGTCCAGCGTTCCGCCCCCGCCCCAGGGCGCCTGGTTTCCACCGCGAGTCCCCGCGCCCGCCGCCGGATTCGCCCTGTTCGGCCTTGCCCTGCTCTCGCGCCGTCGCTCTGCGGCCTGA
- a CDS encoding flavin reductase family protein, with product MELDPASLAQADRYKLLIGCVVPRPIALVSSLSPGGKPNLAPFSFFNAIASEPMSLLFCPANKADGTEKDTTRNVLPESEGGTGEFVVNIVSEDFERQMAACAEPLAHGESEFDLSGLTGVPSREVRPARVAESRVSFECRTMQVVRLAPGVPGGGNIVIGRVVHVHVREGVLNDRFHSDPAVLAAIGRMGGITYCRTRDRFDMPMGRAALGL from the coding sequence ATGGAACTCGACCCTGCCAGCCTCGCCCAGGCGGACCGTTACAAGCTGCTGATCGGGTGCGTTGTGCCGCGACCGATCGCCCTTGTTTCTTCGCTGTCCCCGGGGGGAAAGCCGAACCTGGCGCCGTTCTCGTTCTTCAATGCGATCGCGAGCGAGCCGATGTCGCTGCTGTTCTGCCCGGCCAACAAGGCCGACGGCACGGAGAAAGACACCACCAGGAACGTCCTGCCCGAGAGCGAGGGGGGGACAGGCGAGTTCGTCGTGAACATCGTTTCTGAGGACTTCGAGCGGCAGATGGCGGCGTGCGCCGAGCCGCTGGCGCACGGCGAGAGCGAGTTTGACCTCTCAGGCCTGACGGGCGTTCCCAGCCGCGAGGTGCGGCCGGCGCGGGTCGCTGAGTCCCGGGTCAGCTTCGAGTGCAGGACGATGCAGGTCGTGCGGCTCGCCCCGGGCGTGCCGGGGGGCGGCAACATCGTGATCGGACGGGTGGTGCACGTGCATGTCCGCGAGGGCGTGCTGAACGATCGATTCCACTCCGATCCGGCGGTGCTCGCGGCGATCGGCCGCATGGGCGGGATCACCTACTGCCGCACGCGCGATCGCTTCGACATGCCGATGGGGCGTGCGGCGCTCGGGCTGTAG
- a CDS encoding DUF58 domain-containing protein produces MLSSTVRRPTTIDELISSELCARLDRLDVYSRKLFAGKLQGERRSKKRGQSIEFEDYRNYVPGDDLRRIDWNVFARLDRFFVRVFQEEEDLALHIVLDASPSMDAGSGSSGVDASKLLFAQRLAMALGYIGLVNNNRVSAWVFDNQSLRRMPAVRSRRSTSRLAAFLLASLQPIGDETTDAAAPAVSNATGDFTSALRTIAMSRTGKGVLVLLSDFLIPGGYQDGLRYLAGGKGFDTFCLQVLSPGEVDPTRLNSSGLVGDLRLTDAETGRTSEVTVTPDLVQRYRNSLAAYVSGLKAFCTARGMMHLQIESDADLPTLLLDHLRKRGLLR; encoded by the coding sequence GTGCTCTCCTCGACCGTCCGGCGGCCAACCACGATCGACGAACTGATCTCGTCGGAGTTGTGCGCGCGCCTCGACCGCCTCGACGTCTACTCGCGGAAACTCTTCGCCGGGAAGCTGCAGGGCGAGCGGCGGTCCAAGAAGCGAGGCCAGTCCATCGAGTTCGAGGACTACCGCAACTACGTCCCCGGCGATGACCTGCGCCGGATTGATTGGAACGTCTTCGCCCGCCTCGACCGGTTCTTCGTTCGCGTCTTCCAGGAGGAGGAAGACCTGGCGCTGCACATCGTGCTCGATGCGTCGCCGTCGATGGACGCCGGCTCGGGCTCGTCCGGCGTCGATGCCAGCAAGCTGCTCTTCGCCCAGCGTCTGGCCATGGCGCTGGGCTACATCGGCCTGGTCAACAACAACCGCGTCAGCGCCTGGGTCTTTGACAACCAATCGCTCCGCCGGATGCCCGCCGTACGCAGCCGCCGGAGCACCTCCCGTCTCGCCGCGTTCCTCCTGGCATCCCTCCAGCCGATCGGTGATGAGACCACCGACGCCGCTGCCCCGGCCGTCAGTAACGCGACCGGGGACTTCACCTCCGCCCTGCGGACAATCGCGATGTCCCGCACCGGTAAGGGGGTGCTCGTCCTGCTCTCGGACTTTCTGATCCCTGGCGGCTACCAGGACGGCCTTCGCTACCTCGCGGGCGGAAAGGGGTTCGATACCTTCTGCCTGCAGGTCCTCTCGCCCGGAGAGGTCGACCCGACTCGCCTGAACAGCTCCGGACTCGTCGGAGATCTTCGCCTCACCGACGCCGAAACCGGCCGCACCAGCGAGGTCACGGTCACGCCGGACCTTGTCCAGCGCTACAGGAACTCACTTGCCGCCTATGTCTCCGGCCTCAAGGCGTTCTGCACCGCCCGGGGAATGATGCACCTGCAGATCGAGTCCGACGCCGATCTTCCGACGCTTCTGCTCGACCACCTCCGCAAGCGGGGGCTTCTTCGCTAG
- a CDS encoding Fe(2+)-trafficking protein, with protein sequence MDINARIAQFENMCQSDPENEMAHFSLAGAYAQAGRFADAAASYLRCADIVPGMSKAYQLAAESLVKAGNKDRAAEVAIRGYTIATEKGDRMPASALAEVLKSLGKQVPEVAGKTAKPVSLPLGGGPTGPIPPGSFVCRRTGRPGTKMSRPPFKGPVGAWIGENIAKETWETWIGQGTKVINELRLDLSREQDAETYDQHMREYLGIDEALLEEIQSKAPSR encoded by the coding sequence ATGGACATCAACGCGAGAATCGCTCAGTTCGAGAATATGTGCCAATCGGACCCCGAGAATGAGATGGCTCACTTCTCGCTCGCGGGTGCGTACGCGCAGGCGGGCCGGTTTGCGGATGCGGCGGCGTCGTACCTGCGGTGCGCCGACATCGTGCCGGGGATGTCGAAGGCGTATCAACTCGCCGCGGAGAGCCTGGTGAAGGCCGGGAATAAGGACCGGGCGGCGGAGGTGGCGATACGGGGGTACACGATCGCGACGGAGAAGGGTGACCGGATGCCCGCCTCGGCCCTTGCAGAGGTGCTCAAGTCGCTGGGGAAGCAAGTGCCCGAGGTGGCCGGCAAGACAGCCAAGCCGGTGAGTCTTCCGCTGGGGGGTGGACCGACGGGCCCGATCCCGCCGGGCTCGTTCGTCTGCCGGCGCACCGGGCGGCCGGGAACGAAGATGAGCCGCCCGCCGTTCAAGGGGCCGGTGGGTGCGTGGATCGGCGAGAACATCGCCAAGGAGACGTGGGAGACGTGGATCGGCCAGGGGACGAAGGTCATCAACGAGTTGCGGCTGGACCTGTCGCGTGAGCAGGACGCCGAGACCTACGACCAGCACATGCGGGAGTACCTCGGGATCGACGAGGCCCTGCTTGAAGAGATTCAGTCGAAGGCCCCATCGCGGTAG
- a CDS encoding dihydroorotate dehydrogenase → MPRDDHTLAITLAGIPLRNPVLLAAGTAGTLDEYAGVLPLDRLGGIVTKSLTPEPREGNNTWRIIESRAGMLNAIGLTNPGVDRFDANLAARAATLPTTIFASAAGFSIPDYERVVSTLDPWADPSKPDGGGGGIPAIEVNISCPNVKTGTEFGHSPALTRDLLTAVRPLAQHARLFVKLSPVTPDLVAVARAAIDAGADGLTISNTIPAMAIDVETRRPRLANVTGGLSGPALHPVSVRLVHEVYRKLARDRGIPIIGAGGVMTWADAAEFILAGATAVQMGTALFADPRSPLKVIDGLARWARRQRVSSISELVGALAE, encoded by the coding sequence GTGCCACGCGACGATCACACCCTGGCGATCACTCTTGCGGGGATCCCCCTGCGCAACCCGGTCCTTCTCGCGGCTGGCACCGCCGGCACGCTCGACGAGTACGCCGGCGTCCTTCCGCTCGATCGCCTCGGCGGGATCGTCACCAAGTCCCTCACGCCCGAGCCCCGCGAGGGCAACAACACCTGGCGCATCATCGAGAGCCGCGCCGGGATGCTCAACGCCATAGGCCTGACCAACCCCGGCGTTGACCGCTTCGACGCCAACCTCGCCGCACGCGCGGCGACGTTGCCGACCACCATCTTCGCTTCCGCCGCCGGCTTCTCGATTCCGGACTATGAGCGGGTTGTTTCGACCCTTGACCCCTGGGCCGACCCCAGTAAGCCCGACGGCGGTGGGGGGGGAATCCCCGCCATCGAAGTCAACATCTCCTGCCCGAATGTCAAGACCGGCACCGAGTTCGGCCATTCGCCGGCGCTCACGCGAGATCTCCTGACCGCCGTTCGGCCTCTCGCCCAGCACGCCAGGCTGTTCGTCAAGCTCAGTCCCGTTACCCCTGACCTGGTAGCCGTCGCCCGCGCCGCGATCGACGCCGGCGCCGATGGCCTGACGATCAGCAACACCATTCCCGCGATGGCCATCGACGTCGAGACGCGCCGGCCCCGCCTCGCCAACGTCACCGGCGGACTCTCCGGCCCGGCGCTGCACCCCGTCTCCGTCCGCCTCGTGCACGAGGTCTACCGGAAACTGGCCCGCGACCGCGGCATACCGATCATCGGCGCCGGCGGGGTCATGACGTGGGCCGACGCCGCGGAGTTCATCCTCGCCGGGGCGACCGCCGTCCAGATGGGCACGGCCCTGTTCGCCGACCCGCGCTCGCCCCTCAAGGTGATAGACGGCCTCGCACGGTGGGCCCGCCGTCAACGCGTCTCCAGCATCTCGGAACTCGTCGGCGCCCTCGCCGAGTAA
- a CDS encoding beta-lactamase family protein, with protein MNRPILAAFAAAILAVAGGFGQPSAQPPDASRPAVGMEPLDLATTLEAIREKHKLPALGAAIVRANGTIDAIGVTGVREAGAQTAVTRTDQWHIGSCTKSMTATLAAMYVQEGKLAWTTTIADIFPDLAADMDPAWRTVTLEQLLTNRSGAPTGLDAGGLWGQLWAFNGTPTDARRALLIGVTSRPPEATPGSKFIYSNAGFSIAGLMIETVAGKPYEEVIAERLFTPLGMTSAGFGAPGSKDSIDQPRGHTQDGTPVVPYARQGAGEGGADNPPAIAPAGRVHLSLDDWARYIALHLRETPAADQATPHPLSAESLAMLHAPARGGDSGPNGYAMGWATMTRPWAKGSQAGDTGRVLTHNGSNSSWFAVCWLAPEKGIAAVAVTNSGSPSARVACDEAVAAAFAQSRERPPATPQPAAD; from the coding sequence ATGAACCGCCCCATTCTCGCGGCATTCGCGGCTGCGATCCTCGCGGTCGCCGGCGGGTTCGGTCAGCCCTCCGCGCAGCCTCCCGACGCATCCCGTCCGGCCGTGGGCATGGAACCCCTCGACCTTGCCACGACGCTCGAGGCCATCCGCGAGAAGCACAAACTCCCCGCTCTCGGCGCCGCCATCGTGCGCGCCAATGGGACAATCGACGCGATCGGCGTCACCGGGGTCCGCGAGGCGGGCGCTCAAACGGCGGTCACGCGTACCGACCAGTGGCACATTGGTTCGTGCACCAAGTCGATGACCGCCACGCTCGCGGCCATGTACGTCCAGGAGGGCAAACTCGCCTGGACAACGACCATCGCCGACATCTTCCCAGACCTCGCCGCAGACATGGACCCCGCATGGCGCACGGTCACCCTGGAGCAACTGCTGACCAACCGCAGCGGCGCTCCAACGGGCCTTGATGCGGGCGGCCTCTGGGGGCAACTCTGGGCCTTCAACGGCACTCCGACGGACGCCCGCCGCGCACTGCTGATTGGCGTTACCTCCCGCCCGCCGGAGGCGACGCCGGGTTCGAAGTTCATCTACTCGAACGCCGGATTCTCCATTGCGGGCCTCATGATCGAGACCGTCGCCGGCAAGCCGTATGAGGAGGTCATTGCCGAGCGGCTCTTCACGCCCCTCGGCATGACGTCCGCGGGCTTTGGTGCGCCGGGATCGAAGGACTCCATCGACCAGCCCAGGGGCCACACCCAGGATGGCACGCCCGTGGTCCCGTACGCCCGCCAGGGCGCCGGCGAGGGGGGCGCCGACAATCCCCCGGCCATCGCTCCGGCAGGCCGCGTCCACCTGAGCCTCGATGACTGGGCCCGCTACATCGCCCTGCACCTCCGGGAAACACCCGCAGCCGATCAGGCGACCCCGCACCCTCTCTCCGCCGAGTCCCTGGCGATGCTCCACGCGCCGGCACGCGGCGGCGACAGCGGCCCAAATGGCTACGCCATGGGTTGGGCCACGATGACGCGCCCGTGGGCAAAGGGAAGCCAAGCGGGCGACACCGGCCGCGTGCTGACCCACAACGGCTCCAACTCCAGTTGGTTTGCGGTCTGCTGGCTGGCGCCCGAGAAGGGCATCGCCGCGGTTGCAGTCACCAACTCTGGTTCGCCCTCGGCCCGAGTGGCATGCGATGAAGCCGTCGCCGCGGCCTTCGCCCAGTCCCGCGAGCGCCCGCCGGCTACACCTCAGCCAGCCGCCGATTGA
- the smc gene encoding chromosome segregation protein SMC, giving the protein MRLAKLTLSGFKSFADTTEFTFDEPITAIVGPNGCGKSNVVDAIKWVLGERSSKSLRGTEMIDVIFAGSAGRQPLGLASVTLTFDNPVVEVVNGAGEGAEGADVSTEVAVIGVEESAGEARPGPADAGGDTEIVVDREAAARAGRRRGLPIDTDTVEVERRLYRDGTSQYLINSKRCRLKDIRELFMDTGIGADAYSIIEQGKVDAMLLASPTERRTIFEEAAGVAKYKQRRIEAQRKLERAEANLVGLREQLASTERRLKMVKGQAAKARQFQKLDGDLKAWRMALALDQYDDLRQRLEGLTSQLASLEGTRKEASELLAGLEQSKQEAELDRSELGSEQRKIENAVQAAQHAERAAEQRRELTQRAIAESAAQLAADEKRLTETDARIEELTGLLARQDAELAELAELVSRAEASLGELTQARSAAQQRVNDLRSVQHEKRAAASNIDRERAGLLAALESDRRRAAGLREQLSRVAGKAASNKTERETIETWRSEALGHVETTRATITQNEQDLEEAESQSQRLSADRRGLAERLSELEQQFVRLDSRRATLQEMVESHAGLGEAVRFVLEARQSDGKFAGVEGVLADLIDADAEHAAAIEAALGTNLQALVLAAGAPLPSMEELRSLPGRVTLIRRTGEAAGSGHAEGEAELLAAAASRIVPLRTVVRERGEHSVLLDRLLGETYLVTDLEAAMLLSAGPLAGRRLVTRDGVVVERDGSVIAGPLSAASEGAGVLQRRSELSELRGTLAGLSGTLEVERGSLKAIDEEAAKSADAMRSLRASLAAAQRQLVNEEAALERTASELARLERERGSLSEEVAQLTQRCEAVDREQTDLRERADRLARLHQEQVEAAAALDEDLRGAQGEADAAMEALTARRVEAGRMGEQLSSARRERSRLEVASDQSARERRHVVQTLEQRRATLTDQERDIAGAGTAIEEARAAAAAATGSLAEVSQRLEEATQRASELGEHVLSARGHASAIERDWHSLEVARREVEIKRENLEQRATEELAFDLGWEYVEYRRMMDDGGVARIDQAEGQATIDALKDEIRRLGNVNLDAIEEETQLESRNEDLIRQVADIDSACEKLTELIQTLNVASEKRFKDTFEAIQGHFSSPDGMFRQLFGGGKAEVKLMPVVEEINGEKVETGRIDWLESGVEVIAKPPGKEPRSINQLSGGEKTMTAVALLLSIFRSKPSCFCVLDEVDAALDDANVERFSGVLRLFLDQSHFIVITHHKRTMQSADQMFGVTMQERGVSKRVSVKLDQVGKDGAITEVKPRGATAPTEAPIDHLSENGHARSIAAEPEPEEAPPAKRKRPSGMLRQALAAMREDGHAGATEDPAPSGDQSAAG; this is encoded by the coding sequence ATGCGGCTGGCCAAGTTGACGCTAAGCGGGTTCAAGAGCTTTGCCGACACGACCGAGTTCACGTTCGACGAGCCGATCACGGCGATCGTCGGGCCGAACGGGTGCGGCAAGAGCAATGTCGTTGACGCCATCAAGTGGGTGCTCGGCGAGCGGTCGAGCAAGAGCCTGCGCGGCACGGAGATGATCGACGTGATCTTCGCCGGGTCCGCGGGGCGGCAGCCGCTCGGGCTCGCGAGTGTGACGCTGACGTTCGACAACCCGGTGGTCGAGGTGGTGAACGGGGCCGGCGAGGGCGCCGAGGGTGCGGACGTGTCGACCGAGGTGGCGGTGATCGGGGTGGAGGAATCGGCGGGCGAAGCGAGGCCGGGACCGGCGGATGCGGGCGGCGACACGGAGATCGTGGTGGATCGTGAGGCGGCGGCGCGGGCCGGGCGGCGCCGCGGGCTGCCCATCGACACGGACACTGTGGAAGTCGAGCGGCGGCTGTACCGGGACGGGACGAGCCAGTACCTGATCAACTCGAAGCGGTGCCGGCTGAAGGACATCCGCGAGTTGTTCATGGACACGGGGATCGGGGCGGATGCGTACTCGATCATCGAGCAGGGGAAGGTGGATGCGATGCTGCTGGCATCGCCGACCGAGCGGCGGACCATCTTCGAGGAGGCCGCAGGGGTCGCGAAGTACAAGCAGCGGCGGATCGAGGCGCAACGCAAGCTGGAGCGGGCAGAGGCGAACCTGGTGGGGCTGCGCGAGCAGCTCGCCTCGACCGAGCGGCGGCTGAAGATGGTGAAGGGCCAAGCTGCGAAGGCCCGGCAGTTCCAGAAACTGGACGGCGACCTGAAGGCGTGGCGGATGGCGCTGGCCCTGGATCAGTACGACGACCTCCGGCAGCGGCTGGAGGGGCTGACGAGCCAGCTCGCCTCGCTGGAGGGGACGCGGAAGGAGGCCTCCGAACTGCTCGCGGGGCTGGAGCAATCGAAGCAGGAAGCAGAACTGGACCGGTCGGAACTGGGCTCCGAGCAGCGGAAGATCGAGAACGCGGTGCAGGCGGCGCAGCACGCGGAACGCGCGGCGGAGCAGAGGCGGGAACTGACGCAGCGGGCGATCGCCGAGTCGGCGGCGCAGCTGGCCGCGGATGAGAAGCGGCTGACAGAGACCGACGCCCGCATCGAGGAACTCACCGGGCTGCTGGCCAGGCAGGACGCGGAACTGGCGGAGTTGGCCGAGCTGGTCTCGCGGGCCGAGGCGTCGCTGGGGGAGTTGACGCAGGCGCGGTCGGCGGCGCAGCAGCGGGTGAATGACCTGCGGTCGGTGCAGCACGAAAAGCGGGCCGCGGCGAGCAACATCGACCGGGAGCGGGCCGGGCTGCTGGCGGCGCTGGAGAGCGATCGCCGGCGCGCGGCCGGCTTGCGCGAGCAGCTTTCTCGCGTGGCGGGGAAGGCCGCATCCAACAAGACCGAGCGGGAGACGATCGAGACGTGGCGGTCCGAGGCCCTGGGTCACGTGGAGACAACGCGGGCAACGATCACGCAGAACGAGCAGGACCTGGAAGAAGCGGAATCACAGTCGCAGCGTCTCTCCGCCGATCGACGCGGCCTGGCGGAGCGGCTGAGCGAACTGGAGCAGCAGTTCGTGCGGCTCGACAGCCGGCGGGCCACGCTCCAGGAGATGGTCGAGAGCCACGCCGGGCTCGGCGAGGCGGTTCGGTTTGTGCTCGAGGCGCGGCAGTCCGATGGGAAGTTCGCGGGGGTCGAGGGCGTGCTCGCGGACCTGATCGACGCGGACGCCGAGCACGCGGCGGCGATCGAGGCGGCGCTCGGGACGAACCTGCAGGCGCTGGTGCTCGCGGCGGGGGCGCCGCTGCCGAGCATGGAGGAACTGCGGTCGCTGCCGGGACGGGTGACGCTGATTCGCAGGACCGGTGAGGCCGCGGGGTCGGGGCATGCTGAGGGCGAGGCCGAGCTGCTGGCCGCGGCGGCGTCGCGGATCGTGCCGCTGCGGACCGTGGTTCGCGAGCGGGGCGAGCACTCGGTGCTGCTGGATCGGCTGCTGGGAGAGACCTACCTGGTCACCGACCTTGAAGCGGCGATGCTCCTGAGCGCGGGGCCGCTGGCCGGACGACGGCTGGTGACGCGGGACGGGGTGGTAGTCGAACGAGATGGGAGCGTGATCGCCGGGCCGCTGTCGGCCGCGAGCGAGGGTGCGGGCGTGCTGCAGCGTCGGAGCGAACTCAGCGAGTTGCGGGGCACGCTGGCAGGCCTGTCGGGCACGCTGGAGGTGGAGCGGGGTTCGCTCAAGGCGATCGACGAGGAGGCGGCGAAGTCGGCGGACGCCATGCGGTCGCTCCGGGCGTCGCTCGCGGCGGCGCAGCGGCAGTTGGTGAACGAAGAAGCCGCGCTGGAGCGGACGGCCTCGGAACTGGCGCGGCTGGAGCGGGAACGCGGGTCGCTGTCGGAAGAGGTTGCGCAGCTCACGCAGCGATGCGAGGCGGTGGACCGCGAGCAGACCGATCTGCGGGAGCGGGCCGATCGGCTGGCCAGGCTGCACCAGGAGCAGGTCGAGGCGGCGGCGGCGCTGGACGAGGACCTGCGCGGTGCCCAGGGCGAGGCCGATGCGGCGATGGAGGCGCTGACGGCTCGGCGGGTCGAGGCCGGGCGGATGGGCGAGCAGTTGTCGTCGGCTCGCCGGGAGCGGTCGAGGCTGGAGGTGGCGTCGGACCAGTCGGCGAGGGAGCGGCGGCACGTGGTGCAGACGCTCGAACAGCGCCGGGCGACGCTGACGGACCAGGAGCGGGACATCGCCGGGGCCGGGACGGCGATCGAGGAGGCGAGGGCCGCGGCGGCCGCGGCGACCGGGTCCCTGGCCGAGGTGTCGCAGCGGCTTGAGGAGGCGACGCAGCGGGCGAGCGAGCTTGGCGAGCACGTGCTGAGTGCACGCGGGCACGCTTCGGCGATCGAGCGGGACTGGCACAGCCTCGAGGTGGCGCGGCGCGAGGTCGAGATCAAGCGGGAGAACCTCGAGCAACGGGCGACGGAGGAACTGGCGTTCGACCTCGGCTGGGAATACGTCGAGTACCGGCGGATGATGGACGACGGGGGCGTGGCCCGCATCGATCAGGCCGAGGGGCAAGCGACGATCGATGCGCTCAAGGACGAGATCCGGCGGCTGGGGAACGTGAACCTGGACGCGATCGAAGAAGAGACGCAACTGGAATCTCGCAACGAGGACCTGATCCGCCAGGTGGCGGACATCGACTCGGCGTGCGAGAAACTGACGGAACTGATCCAGACGCTGAACGTGGCGAGCGAGAAACGGTTCAAGGACACCTTCGAGGCGATCCAGGGGCACTTCTCCTCGCCGGACGGGATGTTCCGGCAGCTCTTCGGCGGGGGCAAGGCCGAGGTGAAACTGATGCCGGTGGTCGAGGAGATCAACGGCGAGAAGGTGGAGACCGGGCGGATCGACTGGCTGGAGTCGGGCGTCGAGGTCATCGCGAAGCCGCCGGGCAAGGAGCCGCGGAGCATCAATCAGCTCTCCGGCGGCGAGAAGACGATGACCGCCGTGGCGCTGCTGCTGTCCATTTTCCGGAGCAAGCCGTCGTGCTTCTGCGTGCTGGACGAGGTGGATGCGGCGCTAGATGACGCGAACGTGGAGCGGTTCAGCGGCGTGCTGCGGCTGTTCCTGGATCAGAGCCACTTCATCGTGATCACCCACCACAAGCGGACGATGCAGTCGGCAGACCAGATGTTCGGCGTGACGATGCAGGAGCGGGGTGTTTCGAAGCGGGTGTCGGTGAAACTGGACCAGGTTGGAAAGGACGGCGCGATCACCGAGGTCAAGCCACGCGGCGCGACCGCGCCGACCGAGGCCCCGATCGATCACCTGAGTGAGAACGGGCACGCCCGTTCGATCGCGGCTGAGCCGGAGCCCGAGGAGGCTCCACCGGCTAAGCGGAAGCGGCCCAGCGGGATGCTCCGGCAGGCGCTCGCGGCGATGCGCGAGGATGGCCACGCCGGAGCCACCGAGGACCCCGCGCCGAGCGGGGATCAATCGGCGGCTGGCTGA